One Glaciihabitans arcticus DNA window includes the following coding sequences:
- the def gene encoding peptide deformylase: MAVLPILITGEPVLHAPAEPVTVFDDELTALVDDMFETMDEAPGVGLAAPQVGVGLRLFVYNWEDDEEVHWRGVAINPELFITPAPAGEADEEEESEGCLSIPGERYPLRRGERAILRAVGLDEVPFEIEADGWLARIFQHEFDHLEGTLYADRLEHKHAKQAAKAVKRAGWGVPGESWLPGVDDLDA; the protein is encoded by the coding sequence ATGGCCGTACTTCCGATTCTCATCACGGGTGAACCCGTGCTCCACGCTCCCGCCGAACCCGTGACGGTCTTCGACGACGAGCTCACCGCCCTCGTCGACGACATGTTCGAGACGATGGACGAGGCGCCCGGCGTCGGCCTCGCCGCACCGCAGGTCGGCGTGGGACTTCGCCTCTTCGTCTACAACTGGGAGGACGACGAGGAAGTTCACTGGCGCGGCGTCGCCATCAACCCCGAACTGTTCATCACGCCGGCGCCCGCGGGCGAGGCCGATGAGGAGGAGGAGTCGGAGGGCTGCCTCTCCATCCCCGGTGAGCGCTACCCGCTGCGCCGCGGCGAGCGGGCCATCCTGCGCGCCGTGGGCCTCGACGAGGTTCCGTTCGAGATCGAGGCGGACGGCTGGCTCGCCCGCATCTTCCAGCACGAATTCGACCACCTCGAGGGCACTCTCTACGCCGACCGCCTCGAGCACAAGCACGCCAAGCAGGCGGCGAAGGCCGTTAAGCGTGCGGGCTGGGGTGTTCCGGGCGAGAGCTGGCTGCCCGGCGTCGACGACCTCGACGCCTAG
- a CDS encoding AzlD domain-containing protein, which yields MTLWHIVLLASVAVLALKLAGYFVPESFLEKPTPSRIANLLTVALLAALIGVQTFASGQDVVLDARLPAVLLAGVLFALRVPFILVLIAAAGTAALLRFFFPGM from the coding sequence ATGACCCTCTGGCATATCGTGCTGCTCGCGTCTGTTGCGGTGCTCGCCCTCAAGCTCGCCGGCTATTTCGTGCCGGAGTCGTTCCTCGAGAAGCCCACGCCCTCGCGCATCGCCAACCTGCTCACGGTCGCGCTGCTCGCCGCCCTTATCGGGGTGCAGACGTTCGCGAGCGGCCAGGACGTTGTCCTCGATGCACGGTTGCCCGCGGTGCTGTTGGCCGGTGTGCTGTTCGCGCTGCGGGTGCCGTTCATCCTCGTGCTGATCGCGGCGGCGGGCACGGCGGCGCTGTTGCGGTTCTTCTTCCCGGGGATGTAG
- a CDS encoding AzlC family ABC transporter permease, whose amino-acid sequence MAQADPADGVAIRASLSVGIAVSAYGLSFGALSVASGLDIWQTSVLSLLMFSGGSQFALIGVIAAGGAAAGPAAIGAATLLGARNTLYSIRMSPIIGPGWLKRFLAGWITIDESTAVGITQPTLRSQRIGFWMTGLIIFVGWNLTTLLGAFLGDLLGDVRQYGLDAAAAAAFLGLLWPRLKKLQPIVVAVAAAVVATVLTPWLPPGLPILAAAAVAVVVGGFNWWGRRTA is encoded by the coding sequence GTGGCGCAGGCTGATCCCGCCGACGGTGTCGCGATCCGGGCGTCGCTCTCCGTCGGCATCGCCGTGTCGGCCTACGGTCTCTCGTTCGGCGCTCTCTCGGTCGCCTCCGGTCTCGACATCTGGCAGACCTCGGTGCTCAGCCTGCTGATGTTCTCCGGCGGCTCGCAGTTCGCCCTCATCGGCGTGATCGCCGCGGGCGGCGCGGCCGCCGGCCCCGCGGCGATCGGTGCGGCGACCCTGCTGGGTGCGCGCAACACGCTCTACTCGATCCGCATGTCGCCGATCATCGGCCCGGGCTGGCTCAAGCGCTTCCTCGCGGGCTGGATCACCATCGACGAATCCACGGCCGTCGGCATCACCCAGCCGACGCTGCGTAGCCAGCGCATCGGGTTCTGGATGACCGGCCTCATCATCTTCGTCGGCTGGAACCTGACTACGCTCCTCGGTGCGTTCCTCGGCGACCTGCTCGGCGACGTGCGCCAGTACGGTCTGGATGCGGCTGCCGCCGCCGCGTTCCTCGGACTGCTCTGGCCGCGGCTGAAGAAGCTCCAGCCGATCGTCGTTGCGGTCGCCGCTGCTGTTGTGGCGACGGTGCTCACTCCCTGGCTTCCGCCGGGGCTCCCGATCCTCGCAGCGGCCGCCGTGGCCGTCGTTGTGGGCGGATTCAACTGGTGGGGGAGGCGCACCGCATGA
- a CDS encoding sensor histidine kinase — MITWINDNPMVVMISLAVLAGVFLVLALVLLVSWLLARRGRRNERFDRVGAERDRIDLELALAEQTGRLRIIRELHEVAVHDLAVIINQADGAQYAAAEDPSAAVRAASVISEAAKHTLADLRRVMTVVSDGESAPDALPDIPSRAELFGLMRESGLGVEFTETGTPFELRPGAELAIYRILQESLRNALEHGGKGTQATVGYTWTDVGFQIRVDDDGARNALRQAGQDPNLVARGSAYDLDADLSALTTVASGATMTEMRERTELFGGVFVASLEPGVGFSVSATFPTLRYHNGIHGVNLSS, encoded by the coding sequence GTGATTACCTGGATCAACGACAACCCGATGGTCGTCATGATCTCGCTCGCCGTACTGGCGGGCGTTTTTCTCGTCCTCGCGCTTGTGCTCCTTGTCTCCTGGCTGCTCGCGCGTCGCGGCCGCCGCAACGAGCGCTTCGACCGGGTCGGTGCCGAGCGCGACCGCATCGACCTCGAGCTCGCCCTCGCCGAGCAGACCGGGCGGCTGCGCATCATCCGCGAACTGCACGAGGTAGCCGTTCACGACCTCGCCGTGATCATCAACCAGGCCGATGGCGCGCAGTACGCGGCGGCCGAAGACCCGTCCGCCGCTGTCCGCGCCGCCTCCGTCATCTCGGAGGCCGCCAAGCACACCCTCGCCGACCTGCGTCGCGTGATGACCGTGGTCAGTGACGGTGAGTCCGCTCCGGATGCCCTGCCCGACATCCCCAGCCGTGCCGAGCTCTTCGGACTCATGCGCGAATCCGGTCTGGGTGTGGAGTTCACGGAGACGGGCACCCCCTTCGAGCTGCGCCCGGGCGCGGAGCTCGCGATCTACCGCATCCTTCAGGAGTCGCTGCGCAACGCCCTGGAACACGGCGGCAAGGGCACGCAGGCGACGGTCGGCTACACCTGGACCGACGTCGGTTTCCAGATCCGCGTGGACGACGACGGCGCCCGCAACGCGCTGCGCCAGGCCGGACAGGATCCGAACCTCGTCGCGCGCGGCAGCGCCTACGACCTCGACGCCGACCTGAGCGCCCTGACGACCGTCGCGAGCGGCGCGACGATGACCGAGATGCGCGAGCGCACCGAGCTCTTCGGCGGCGTCTTCGTGGCGAGCCTTGAACCCGGTGTCGGCTTCAGCGTGTCGGCGACATTCCCCACCCTGCGGTACCACAACGGCATCCACGGCGTGAATCTGAGCTCGTAG
- a CDS encoding SHOCT domain-containing protein: MLTTLALAPIAAHAGPWAAGFGWVFLLIPLFWIALFALFFAFVGRRFRRGGFGPGYGGGWHNPAREAEATLAGRYAGGDIDEKEYAARLAVLRANNSHDPSSRR, translated from the coding sequence GTGTTGACTACCCTTGCTCTCGCTCCGATCGCCGCTCACGCCGGCCCGTGGGCCGCCGGATTCGGCTGGGTGTTTCTCCTCATCCCGCTGTTCTGGATAGCGCTCTTCGCCCTGTTCTTCGCCTTCGTCGGCCGCCGCTTCCGTCGTGGAGGCTTCGGACCCGGCTACGGCGGAGGCTGGCACAACCCGGCCCGCGAGGCCGAAGCCACCCTCGCCGGACGCTACGCGGGCGGCGACATCGACGAGAAAGAGTACGCCGCGCGCCTCGCCGTGCTGCGAGCGAACAACTCTCACGACCCGTCGTCCCGGCGCTAG
- a CDS encoding response regulator transcription factor, producing the protein MIRVAIADDQQLIRGGFRSLLESEPDIEVVGEAGTGAEAVALVTAERPDVVLMDIRMPDGDGLWATERIAANPDLKDTHIVIVTTFELDEYVGQAIRAGASGFLVKDTEPVELIRAVRVVAGGDALLSPGVTKRLLERIAADLTDAPDTAQLAVLTDREREVLALVGQGLTNDEIGRALFLSPLTAKTHVSRIMSKLLARDRVQLVVVAYETGLVKAGRP; encoded by the coding sequence ATGATCCGTGTGGCGATCGCCGACGACCAGCAGCTCATCCGTGGCGGATTCCGCAGCCTGCTCGAGTCGGAGCCCGATATCGAGGTGGTCGGCGAGGCCGGTACGGGGGCCGAGGCGGTTGCGCTGGTCACCGCCGAGCGTCCGGACGTGGTGCTCATGGACATCCGTATGCCCGATGGCGACGGGCTGTGGGCGACGGAGCGCATCGCGGCGAACCCGGACCTCAAGGACACGCACATCGTGATCGTGACGACGTTCGAGCTCGACGAGTACGTCGGCCAGGCCATCCGGGCGGGAGCGAGCGGTTTTCTGGTGAAGGACACCGAGCCGGTCGAGCTGATCCGCGCCGTGCGCGTCGTCGCGGGCGGCGATGCGCTGCTGAGCCCCGGGGTCACCAAGCGCCTGCTCGAGCGCATAGCTGCCGACCTGACCGACGCTCCCGACACGGCGCAGCTCGCCGTGCTCACCGACCGGGAGCGCGAGGTGCTCGCTCTCGTGGGGCAGGGGCTCACGAACGACGAGATCGGCCGAGCGCTGTTCCTCAGCCCGCTCACCGCGAAGACCCACGTCTCCCGCATCATGTCGAAACTGCTCGCCCGCGACCGCGTGCAGCTCGTCGTCGTCGCCTACGAGACGGGCCTGGTCAAGGCCGGTCGCCCCTGA
- a CDS encoding sensor histidine kinase, with amino-acid sequence MPSLRRSPHERWREAHGWTDEGGPGWYGGPWDPELAAGRFSGRTPSWVRVWLPVIISLFVQLPGSVFTFDRLAQTVTVREHALLGVAIALVGIIALVFARRWPGPVVAVVAVAAAADLLIAGDVDGPPYIALAFAIGSAIVRGARVWAWVSIAVAWIATLILSSVVGITWQPWRIVGISIGILFIVGLAEGIRTRREHSSQLRMTIARRRQSEVRAERVRIARELHDVLAHSLSQINVQAGVGLHLMEKQPEKAAAALASIKETSKTALDEVRSVLGVLRAEDGADPSAPLVPEPDLSRLAGLVASVSQQGVDVTLNNTLTDIPRSTQLALYRIVQESLTNVVRHAHASRAVVELDEDAGFYVVAVRDDGTGPVEPTHGSGGRGLLGMRERAELLGGTLDAAPRPGGGFAVTARIPKRENPE; translated from the coding sequence ATGCCCTCCCTGCGCCGTTCCCCGCACGAGCGCTGGCGCGAGGCTCACGGCTGGACGGACGAGGGCGGCCCCGGCTGGTACGGCGGCCCGTGGGATCCCGAACTGGCGGCAGGTCGCTTCAGCGGCCGCACCCCGTCGTGGGTGCGCGTCTGGCTGCCGGTGATCATCTCGCTCTTCGTGCAGCTTCCCGGCTCGGTCTTCACGTTCGACCGCCTCGCCCAGACGGTCACCGTGCGCGAGCACGCCCTACTCGGGGTCGCCATCGCCCTCGTCGGCATCATCGCCCTCGTATTCGCGCGTCGCTGGCCCGGTCCCGTGGTCGCCGTCGTGGCGGTTGCCGCGGCAGCCGACCTGCTCATCGCGGGCGACGTCGACGGTCCGCCCTACATCGCCCTCGCCTTCGCGATCGGCTCGGCCATCGTGCGCGGCGCTCGCGTCTGGGCCTGGGTCTCGATCGCCGTGGCGTGGATCGCGACCCTCATCCTCTCCAGCGTCGTCGGCATCACCTGGCAGCCGTGGCGCATCGTCGGCATCTCGATCGGCATCCTGTTCATCGTCGGCCTCGCCGAGGGCATCCGCACCCGCCGCGAGCATTCCAGCCAGCTCCGGATGACGATCGCCCGCCGCAGGCAGTCCGAGGTGCGGGCCGAGCGCGTGCGCATCGCGCGGGAGCTGCACGACGTACTCGCCCACTCGCTGAGCCAGATCAACGTGCAGGCCGGCGTCGGGCTGCACCTCATGGAGAAGCAGCCCGAGAAGGCCGCCGCTGCCCTCGCGAGTATCAAGGAGACAAGCAAGACCGCACTCGACGAGGTCCGCTCGGTGCTCGGGGTGCTGCGCGCGGAGGACGGCGCCGATCCGAGCGCACCCCTGGTGCCCGAACCCGATCTCTCGCGACTGGCGGGGCTCGTTGCATCCGTCTCGCAGCAGGGCGTGGACGTCACGCTGAACAACACCCTCACGGACATACCCAGGTCCACCCAGCTCGCGCTGTACCGCATCGTGCAGGAGTCGCTCACGAACGTGGTGAGACACGCCCACGCGAGCCGTGCCGTGGTCGAGCTGGATGAGGACGCCGGGTTCTACGTCGTCGCCGTGCGCGACGACGGCACGGGGCCGGTGGAGCCGACCCACGGCTCGGGCGGCAGGGGACTGCTCGGTATGCGCGAGCGCGCCGAACTGCTCGGCGGCACACTGGATGCCGCGCCGAGGCCGGGCGGCGGTTTCGCCGTGACCGCGAGAATTCCGAAAAGGGAGAATCCCGAATGA
- a CDS encoding lactonase family protein yields MTLWYAGAYTPDMDGSAEGILALSSRPDGTLEVLGLAAAAASPSFLALGADRLYAVAEATGRVVSFSRGSGYSLIPAEEASSGGSAPCHIGVYDETLVVSNYTDGALGVLGARPLELLQTLDGTGSGPHAVQNGPHAHSTFGLPGGTVLSADLGADVVHVHTLVGGVLERGTSLDLPPGTGPRDFLQHSSGFVYLLAELGLRVLVLQRRDDALTLVSSVDLPGGAQGDHAAGLSLRGDYLYAALRGGNLVSVLRIVDDGAGLEPVGFVPSGGDWPRHHAIDADMLHVANQLSSEVSSFRLGSDGMPELLGSTPVPSPTFLLDASRF; encoded by the coding sequence ATGACGCTCTGGTACGCGGGCGCCTACACGCCCGACATGGACGGCTCAGCCGAGGGGATCCTCGCGCTCTCCTCTCGCCCCGACGGCACCCTCGAGGTGCTGGGGCTCGCTGCTGCGGCGGCCTCCCCGTCCTTCCTCGCGCTCGGTGCCGATCGCCTGTACGCCGTCGCCGAGGCCACCGGGCGTGTGGTGTCGTTTTCGCGCGGCTCCGGATACTCACTGATCCCTGCCGAGGAAGCATCTTCCGGCGGCTCGGCCCCCTGCCACATCGGTGTCTACGACGAGACGCTCGTCGTGTCCAACTACACCGACGGCGCCCTCGGCGTGCTGGGCGCCCGGCCGCTCGAACTCCTGCAGACCCTCGACGGCACCGGATCCGGCCCGCACGCGGTCCAGAACGGCCCGCACGCGCACTCAACGTTCGGGCTGCCCGGCGGCACGGTACTGAGCGCCGATCTCGGCGCCGACGTCGTGCACGTGCACACGCTGGTGGGCGGGGTGCTGGAGCGGGGGACATCCCTCGACCTACCGCCGGGCACCGGCCCGCGCGATTTCCTGCAGCACAGCAGCGGCTTCGTCTACCTTCTGGCCGAGCTGGGGCTGCGTGTGCTGGTGCTGCAGCGGCGGGATGACGCTCTCACTCTCGTGTCCAGCGTCGACCTGCCGGGTGGCGCGCAGGGCGACCACGCCGCGGGTCTGAGCCTGCGCGGCGACTACCTCTATGCGGCCCTGCGCGGAGGCAACCTCGTCTCGGTGCTGCGCATCGTCGACGACGGGGCCGGGCTCGAGCCCGTCGGATTCGTGCCGAGCGGCGGCGACTGGCCGCGCCACCACGCGATCGACGCGGATATGCTGCATGTCGCCAACCAGCTCTCGTCCGAGGTGTCCTCGTTCCGGCTGGGTTCCGACGGCATGCCGGAGCTGCTCGGCAGCACCCCCGTACCCTCGCCGACCTTCCTGCTCGACGCCTCGCGGTTTTGA
- a CDS encoding NAD(P)-dependent oxidoreductase, which produces MAEPRTPGQHRDLVVGAAPSFQPVAGGLAILPTPNERFAAAVVSAGGVVAPLSSETRGIIWLSDKRAADLEGILDENPQVEWVQLPWAGVDAFAPLLASLADRDRLLWTSAKGAYSEPVAEHALALALALLRKLPAKAASTSWATAKTGTSLYGRRVVIVGAGGIALELLRLLAPFEVDTTIVRRSDAPLDGATRTVSSSELHAVLATADVVILAAASTGETAHLIGAAELAVMQPTAVLVNIARGALVDQDALVVALRSGSIAAAGLDVTDPEPLPDSHPLWAEPNCVITSHSADTPAMTAPLLAGRIAANVTALLAGGPFVGIVDPRAGY; this is translated from the coding sequence ATGGCTGAGCCGCGCACCCCGGGCCAGCACCGTGACCTCGTCGTCGGTGCCGCGCCGTCGTTCCAGCCCGTCGCGGGTGGGCTCGCGATTCTGCCGACACCGAACGAGCGCTTCGCCGCAGCCGTCGTCTCGGCCGGCGGTGTCGTCGCGCCGCTCTCCTCGGAGACGCGCGGCATCATCTGGCTATCTGACAAGCGTGCGGCCGACCTCGAGGGAATCCTCGACGAGAATCCGCAGGTCGAGTGGGTGCAGCTGCCCTGGGCCGGCGTCGACGCCTTCGCCCCGCTGCTTGCCAGCCTCGCCGACCGCGACCGCCTGCTCTGGACGAGCGCGAAGGGCGCCTACTCGGAGCCCGTGGCCGAGCACGCCCTCGCCCTTGCCCTTGCCCTGCTGCGGAAGCTGCCCGCCAAGGCGGCCTCGACTTCATGGGCGACCGCCAAGACCGGCACTTCGCTGTACGGCCGCCGGGTGGTCATCGTCGGAGCGGGCGGCATTGCCCTCGAGCTGTTGCGCCTGCTCGCCCCGTTCGAGGTGGACACCACAATCGTTCGGCGCTCGGATGCACCGCTGGACGGGGCGACCCGCACCGTTTCGTCCTCCGAGCTGCACGCCGTTCTCGCCACCGCGGACGTGGTGATCCTCGCCGCAGCCAGCACCGGGGAGACCGCGCACCTCATCGGAGCCGCCGAACTCGCCGTGATGCAGCCCACCGCTGTTCTCGTGAACATCGCCCGCGGTGCCCTCGTCGATCAGGATGCCCTCGTCGTCGCGCTCCGCAGCGGCTCGATCGCCGCCGCGGGGCTGGACGTCACCGACCCCGAGCCGCTGCCCGACAGCCACCCGCTCTGGGCCGAGCCGAACTGCGTCATCACCTCGCACTCCGCCGACACCCCCGCGATGACCGCGCCGCTGCTCGCCGGCCGCATCGCCGCCAACGTCACCGCGCTGCTCGCCGGCGGCCCGTTCGTCGGCATCGTCGACCCCCGGGCAGGTTATTGA
- a CDS encoding ATP-binding cassette domain-containing protein — MSETSLPPIAVRAHDLSIRYPSRHPDSTVLPVNGVSFTVREGEILAIVGETGSGKSTLAATIAGHIGTGESGYPIIHGGSLSVFGRELRGATRKALDRTNFRIGYLPQDAGSFLAPRLTVGENVALPIFERDRRFNQTEAGKAVATLIDSVRLPLAMMNKYPHELSRGQRQRVAIARSLILEPEIFVADDPTSGIDVMVRDAILDTIRELQQQRSFSAVVVTPDLREVRFLSKSVLVMHRGVIVGNGLIDDVLDRPDHPYVEGLAVAWDHEAAPTHG, encoded by the coding sequence GTGAGTGAGACATCCCTGCCGCCGATTGCCGTGCGGGCGCATGACCTGTCGATCAGGTACCCGTCGCGCCATCCCGACAGCACCGTTCTGCCGGTCAACGGCGTGAGTTTCACGGTGCGCGAGGGGGAGATCCTGGCGATCGTCGGCGAGACCGGCTCGGGCAAGAGCACGCTCGCCGCGACGATCGCCGGGCACATCGGCACGGGGGAGTCGGGCTACCCGATCATCCACGGCGGATCGCTCAGCGTCTTCGGGCGCGAGCTGCGCGGGGCGACCCGCAAGGCTCTTGACCGCACCAACTTCCGGATCGGCTACCTGCCGCAGGACGCCGGGTCGTTCCTCGCCCCGCGCCTCACGGTTGGTGAGAACGTTGCCCTGCCCATCTTCGAACGCGATCGCCGCTTCAACCAGACCGAGGCGGGCAAGGCCGTCGCGACGCTCATCGACTCGGTGCGACTGCCGCTCGCGATGATGAACAAGTACCCGCACGAGCTCAGCCGCGGACAGCGTCAGCGCGTCGCGATCGCCCGTTCGCTGATCCTCGAACCGGAGATCTTCGTCGCCGACGATCCGACCTCGGGCATCGACGTGATGGTTCGCGACGCCATCCTCGACACGATCCGCGAACTGCAGCAGCAGCGCTCGTTCTCGGCCGTTGTGGTGACGCCCGACCTCCGCGAGGTGCGCTTCCTCAGCAAGAGCGTTCTCGTGATGCACCGCGGTGTGATCGTCGGAAACGGCCTCATCGACGACGTGCTCGATCGGCCGGATCACCCCTACGTCGAGGGCCTCGCCGTCGCCTGGGATCACGAGGCCGCGCCGACGCATGGCTGA
- a CDS encoding ABC transporter ATP-binding protein, which translates to MSNILDIKNLEVTFATDGGDVRAVDDVSLSVAAGEVLAIVGESGSGKTVTAKTILGLLPETAYTRGAVMLGENNVIALSADKLRAIRGTDVAMVFQEPSTALNPVYTVGWQIAEGLRAHGKFTKKQARAKAIEILGKVGIPDPAKRVDYFPHEFSGGQKQRVVIAMALVLEPGLIVADEPTTALDVTVQAEILDLLRRVRDEFGTAIVIITHNMGVVADLADRVAVMYNGKLVEEAPAQQLFSSPEHEYTQKLLAAVPRLGTGAARAEAREAKRTGEKAAPVVIAQDLVIEYPGRFGTAGFRAVDRVSFTISPGEVLGLVGESGSGKTTIGRAIGGLTKITGGSLQVLGHEMLGIKERQFKPSRADIGFVFQDPASSFNPLLTIAECVAEPLIVHGKARDAGAARPRVDELLEAVQLPRSFADRYPHELSGGQRQRASLARSLALDPKLLIADEPTSALDVSVQARVLELFAELQGEFGFAALFISHDLAVVDMLADRIAVLYKGELVEEGPGSQVLGAPQHPYTQRLLASLPVPDPAEQKERRELLASLRSAE; encoded by the coding sequence ATGAGCAACATCCTCGATATCAAGAATCTCGAAGTGACCTTCGCGACCGACGGCGGAGACGTTCGTGCGGTGGATGACGTGTCGCTCAGCGTCGCGGCGGGCGAAGTGCTCGCGATCGTCGGCGAGAGCGGAAGCGGCAAGACCGTGACCGCGAAGACGATCCTCGGCCTGCTGCCGGAGACCGCGTACACGCGCGGTGCCGTCATGCTCGGCGAGAACAACGTCATCGCCCTCAGCGCCGACAAGCTTCGGGCCATCCGCGGCACCGATGTCGCGATGGTGTTCCAGGAGCCGTCCACGGCCCTCAACCCTGTCTACACGGTCGGCTGGCAGATCGCGGAGGGCCTGCGCGCCCACGGAAAGTTCACGAAGAAGCAGGCGCGCGCCAAGGCCATCGAAATCCTCGGCAAGGTCGGCATCCCCGATCCCGCCAAGCGCGTCGACTACTTCCCGCACGAGTTCTCGGGCGGCCAGAAGCAGCGAGTCGTCATCGCCATGGCACTGGTGCTCGAGCCCGGCCTGATCGTCGCCGACGAGCCCACCACTGCGCTCGATGTGACGGTGCAGGCCGAGATCCTCGACCTGCTGCGCCGCGTGCGCGACGAGTTCGGCACGGCGATCGTGATCATCACCCACAACATGGGTGTCGTCGCCGACCTCGCCGACCGAGTGGCCGTGATGTACAACGGCAAGCTCGTGGAGGAGGCACCCGCCCAGCAGCTGTTCTCCTCGCCGGAGCACGAGTACACGCAGAAGCTTCTCGCTGCGGTGCCACGTCTCGGCACGGGTGCCGCCCGCGCGGAGGCCCGCGAGGCGAAGCGCACGGGGGAGAAGGCAGCACCCGTCGTCATCGCCCAGGACCTCGTGATCGAGTACCCGGGTCGCTTCGGCACGGCCGGCTTCCGAGCTGTCGACCGCGTGAGCTTCACGATCTCGCCCGGAGAGGTGCTCGGCCTCGTCGGCGAGAGCGGCTCCGGCAAGACGACCATCGGTCGCGCTATCGGCGGTCTCACGAAGATCACCGGGGGTTCGCTGCAGGTTCTCGGCCACGAGATGCTCGGCATCAAGGAGCGCCAGTTCAAGCCCTCCCGCGCCGACATCGGCTTCGTCTTCCAGGACCCGGCGTCGAGCTTCAACCCGCTTCTGACAATCGCCGAGTGCGTCGCCGAGCCGCTCATCGTTCACGGCAAGGCTCGGGATGCCGGTGCCGCCCGCCCCCGCGTTGACGAGCTGCTCGAAGCCGTGCAGCTGCCGCGCTCGTTCGCGGACCGCTACCCCCACGAGCTGAGTGGAGGGCAGCGCCAGCGTGCCTCGCTCGCGCGCTCCCTCGCTCTCGACCCCAAACTGCTCATCGCCGACGAGCCGACGAGCGCGCTCGACGTCTCCGTGCAGGCGAGGGTGCTTGAACTCTTCGCCGAACTGCAGGGCGAGTTCGGGTTCGCGGCTCTCTTCATCAGCCACGACCTCGCGGTGGTCGACATGCTCGCCGACCGCATCGCCGTGCTGTACAAGGGTGAACTCGTGGAGGAGGGACCGGGCTCGCAGGTTTTGGGTGCGCCGCAGCATCCCTACACGCAGCGTCTGCTGGCCTCGCTGCCGGTGCCGGATCCGGCCGAGCAGAAGGAGCGCCGCGAGCTGCTGGCGAGCCTGAGGAGTGCCGAGTAG